A single window of Gambusia affinis linkage group LG18, SWU_Gaff_1.0, whole genome shotgun sequence DNA harbors:
- the LOC122821034 gene encoding gastrula zinc finger protein XlCGF49.1-like isoform X5, with product MEKLCQEEKASLEENQTCTNPGEHDDEASVGPSDGQQVQPSQRLQKQHRCDTCLKHFRWKTNLKIHQRIHTGEKPYLCDQCGKTFIQKGNFDRHQRIHTGEKPYSCSQCEKTFTDSSGLKHHQRIHTGEKCYLCDQCGKTFIQKGHLDSHQRIHTGEKPYSCSQCEKTFTDSSGLKHHQRIHTGEKRYLCDQCGKTFIQKGHLDSHQRIHTGEKPYSCSQCEKRFKRSSHLTRHQRIHTGEKA from the exons ATGGAGAAACTTTGCCAGGAAGAGAAGGCATCACTGGAAGAG AACCAAACCTGCACAAACCCAGGAGAACATGATGATGAAGCCTCAGTTGGTCCCAGTGATGGACAGCAGGTTCAGCCCAGCCAGAGGCTGCAGAAACAACACCGTTGTGACACgtgtctgaaacatttcagatggaAGACGAATCTGAAAATTCATCAACGCATTCACACTGGAGAGAAGCCCTATCTCTGTGACCAGTGTGGAAAGACTTTCATTCAGAAGGGTAATTTTGACCgccatcagcgaatccacactggtgaaaagccttacagctgcagtcagtgtgagaagacaTTCACAGACTCCTCAGGCCTGAAGcatcatcagcgaatccacactggtgaaaagtgCTATCTCTGTGACCAGTGTGGAAAGACTTTCATTCAGAAGGGTCATTTAGACAgccatcagcgaatccacactggtgaaaagccttacagctgcagtcagtgtgagaagacaTTCACAGACTCCTCAGGCCTGAAGcatcatcagcgaatccacactggtgaaaagcgcTATCTCTGTGACCAGTGTGGAAAGACTTTCATTCAGAAGG GTCATTTAGACAgccatcagcgaatccacactggtgaaaagccttacagctgcagtcagtgtgagaagagattcaaacGTTCCTCACATCTGACgcgtcatcagcgaatccacactggagaAAAAGCCTGA
- the LOC122821034 gene encoding gastrula zinc finger protein XlCGF49.1-like isoform X4: MEKLCQEEKASLEENQTCTNPGEHDDEASVGPSDGQQVQPSQRLQKQHRCDTCLKHFRWKTNLKIHQRIHTGEKPYLCDQCGKTFIQKGNFDRHQRIHTGEKPYSCSQCEKTFTDSSGLKHHQRIHTGEKCYLCDQCGKTFIQKGHLDSHQRIHTGEKPYSCSQCEKTFTDSSGLKHHQRIHTGEKRYLCDQCGKTFIQKGHLDSHQRIHTGEKPYSCSQCEKRFKRSSHLTRHQRIHTGEKA, encoded by the exons ATGGAGAAACTTTGCCAGGAAGAGAAGGCATCACTGGAAGAG AACCAAACCTGCACAAACCCAGGAGAACATGATGATGAAGCCTCAGTTGGTCCCAGTGATGGACAGCAGGTTCAGCCCAGCCAGAGGCTGCAGAAACAACACCGTTGTGACACgtgtctgaaacatttcagatggaAGACGAATCTGAAAATTCATCAACGCATTCACACTGGAGAGAAGCCCTATCTCTGTGACCAGTGTGGAAAGACTTTCATTCAGAAGGGTAATTTTGACCgccatcagcgaatccacactggtgaaaagccttacagctgcagtcagtgtgagaagacaTTCACAGACTCCTCAGGCCTGAAGcatcatcagcgaatccacactggtgaaaagtgCTATCTCTGTGACCAGTGTGGAAAGACTTTCATTCAGAAGGGTCATTTAGACAgccatcagcgaatccacactggtgaaaagccttacagctgcagtcagtgtgagaagacaTTCACAGACTCCTCAGGCCTGAAGcatcatcagcgaatccacactggtgaaaagcgcTATCTCTGTGACCAGTGTGGAAAGACTTTCATTCAGAAGGGTCATTTAGACAgccatcagcgaatccacactg gtgaaaagccttacagctgcagtcagtgtgagaagagattcaaacGTTCCTCACATCTGACgcgtcatcagcgaatccacactggagaAAAAGCCTGA
- the LOC122821034 gene encoding gastrula zinc finger protein XlCGF7.1-like isoform X1: MEKLCQEEKASLEENQTCTNPGEHDDEASVGPSDGQQVQPSQRLQKQHRCDTCLKHFRWKTNLKIHQRIHTGEKPYLCDQCGKTFIQKGNFDRHQRIHTGEKPYSCSQCEKTFTDSSGLKHHQRIHTGEKCYLCDQCGKTFIQKGHLDSHQRIHTGEKPYSCSQCEKTFTDSSGLKHHQRIHTGEKRYLCDQCGKTFIQKGHLDSHQRIHTGEKPYLCDQCGKTFTQKCSFNTHQRIHSGEKPYLCDQCGKTFIQKGHLDSHQRIHTGEKPYSCSQCEKRFKRSSHLTRHQRIHTGEKA, encoded by the exons ATGGAGAAACTTTGCCAGGAAGAGAAGGCATCACTGGAAGAG AACCAAACCTGCACAAACCCAGGAGAACATGATGATGAAGCCTCAGTTGGTCCCAGTGATGGACAGCAGGTTCAGCCCAGCCAGAGGCTGCAGAAACAACACCGTTGTGACACgtgtctgaaacatttcagatggaAGACGAATCTGAAAATTCATCAACGCATTCACACTGGAGAGAAGCCCTATCTCTGTGACCAGTGTGGAAAGACTTTCATTCAGAAGGGTAATTTTGACCgccatcagcgaatccacactggtgaaaagccttacagctgcagtcagtgtgagaagacaTTCACAGACTCCTCAGGCCTGAAGcatcatcagcgaatccacactggtgaaaagtgCTATCTCTGTGACCAGTGTGGAAAGACTTTCATTCAGAAGGGTCATTTAGACAgccatcagcgaatccacactggtgaaaagccttacagctgcagtcagtgtgagaagacaTTCACAGACTCCTCAGGCCTGAAGcatcatcagcgaatccacactggtgaaaagcgcTATCTCTGTGACCAGTGTGGAAAGACTTTCATTCAGAAGGGTCATTTAGACAgccatcagcgaatccacactggtgaaaagccctATCTCTGTGACCAATGTGGAAAGACTTTCACGCAGAAGTGTTCTTTTAACACCCATCAGCGAATCCACTCTGGTGAAAAGCCCTATCTCTGTGACCAGTGTGGAAAGACTTTCATTCAGAAGGGTCATTTAGACAgccatcagcgaatccacactggtgaaaagccttacagctgcagtcagtgtgagaagagattcaaacGTTCCTCACATCTGACgcgtcatcagcgaatccacactggagaAAAAGCCTGA